The following is a genomic window from Nitrospira sp. SG-bin1.
CGTGACGGTTGTGTCGGAGAGGATGATTAGGGATAACTACCTGCTGCCGTAAGGCCGGTGTGCTCAGGAATGCCGAGCATTACATTCATGGCTTGAATGGCTTGGCCAGCAGCTCCCTTGACAAGATTGTCGACGGCCGCCACCGTCACAACCCATCCAGCCCGCGAATCTGTGTACAGGCCGATGTCGCAATAATTCGTTCCTTTAATGTAACGCGGATTGGGAACGACATCCTCATAGAGTCTGACGAATCGTTCGCCTTTATAGAAATCGCGGTATAGGCCCCGAAGGTCGGAGAGTTGCATGGGCTGCGTCAACTTGCAATACGCCGTACTCAAGATACCTCGATTCATCGGGACAAGATGAGGGGTGAACGCCACGGTCACGGAGCCGACGTGGTTCATGAGGCCGGAGAGTTCCTGTTCGATTTCAGGAATATGGCGGTGTTGCCCGATTTTGTAGGGCTCCAGGGATTCATGCGCTTCGGGAAAATGGTAGGCCAGGGCCGGACTCCGTCCCGCTCCCGATACGCCGGATTTTGCGTCGATCACAATCGTGTCCGGCTGCACGAGCTTTTGGGCGAACAGTGGCGCCAACTGTAGGACGGCGGCGGTGGGATAACATCCGGGCGATGCAACCAGCCTCGACTTCGCGATCGCGGCCCGATGGAGCTCGGGTAACCCATACACCGCGTCGTTGAGTAAATGTGGATGACTATGCGGAGCGTGATACCACTTCTCATAGGTGCCGGCGTCCTTCAACCGATAGTCCGCGCTGAGATCGACGACGGGCTTGCCGGATTTGATGCAGGCCGCCACGGGATCCTGCGATTTGGTATGAGGCAGCGCGAGAAAAATGGCATCGGCCCGCTCCGCCAAGGCTTCCGGCGCCAAAGCTTCGAATTGAAGATCGACGATTCCCTTGAAGCTGGGAAACACGGCTGAGACCGACTGGCCAGCTGACTTCTCAGACGTCACGGCGGTGATGGTGAAATAGGGATGGGCTGCCGCAAGCCGAACAAGTTCCGCACCGGCGTATCCGCTCGCTCCCGCGATGGCGATTCGAAATGTCTCACTC
Proteins encoded in this region:
- the argC gene encoding N-acetyl-gamma-glutamyl-phosphate reductase (catalyzes the reduction of N-acetyl-5-glutamyl phosphate to N-acetyl-L-glutamate 5-semialdehyde in arginine biosynthesis and the reduction of N-acetyl-gamma-aminoadipyl-phosphate to N-acetyl-L-aminoadipate-semialdehyde in lysine biosynthesis; involved in both the arginine and lysine biosynthetic pathways; lysine is produced via the AAA pathway, lysine from alpha-aminoadipate), whose translation is MSETFRIAIAGASGYAGAELVRLAAAHPYFTITAVTSEKSAGQSVSAVFPSFKGIVDLQFEALAPEALAERADAIFLALPHTKSQDPVAACIKSGKPVVDLSADYRLKDAGTYEKWYHAPHSHPHLLNDAVYGLPELHRAAIAKSRLVASPGCYPTAAVLQLAPLFAQKLVQPDTIVIDAKSGVSGAGRSPALAYHFPEAHESLEPYKIGQHRHIPEIEQELSGLMNHVGSVTVAFTPHLVPMNRGILSTAYCKLTQPMQLSDLRGLYRDFYKGERFVRLYEDVVPNPRYIKGTNYCDIGLYTDSRAGWVVTVAAVDNLVKGAAGQAIQAMNVMLGIPEHTGLTAAGSYP